In the genome of Vicia villosa cultivar HV-30 ecotype Madison, WI linkage group LG7, Vvil1.0, whole genome shotgun sequence, one region contains:
- the LOC131619495 gene encoding auxin response factor 22-like has translation MVKNDDTSKGCSIFNGTISATSHPSTCPWRMLQIPISGRNSPEIPSLFPNSIPKYTISLKVIYNTHTLADPLILCTVSAVDLLADPETQQVYAKLLLTSVIDGSVVPLEASNEEDVDQIVSYAKTLTRSDVKSRSVLYVPAACAKSIFPALPRFDSRNQSPFQDLFLTEVCGVVWKFRYVFRGYTLRHLFTTGWSGFVREKKLVRGDTIVFIKNSAGNISVGIRRKMNLPSTVKITEKEVNEAAELAEKNAAFEVVYYPTVGGFDFVVGAKIVEDAMKVNWRRWMRVTHMVKNDDTTNGCSIFHGTISNLSTPVTRPWRMLQIEWDEPHVSENLEQLCPWQVEVISNSLTPDIQFPLTKKVKSCSRFCVIK, from the exons ATCCCAATATCTGGCAGAAATTCGCCGGAGATTCCTTCACTGTTCCCAAACTCCATTCCAAAGTATACTATTTCCCTCAAGGTCATTTACAACACTCACACACTTGCAGATCCGCTCATTCTCTGTACAGTCTCCGCCGTCGATCTACTTGCAGATCCTGAAACTCAACAAGTTTATGCAAAATTACTCCTCACTTCTGTAATTGACGGAAGTGTTGTTCCTCTTGAGGCTAGCAACGAAGAGGATGTTGATCAGATTGTTTCATATGCTAAGACTCTAACCAGATCTGATGTTAAAAGCCGAAGTGTACTCTACGTACCTGCGGCCTGTGCCAAATCGATCTTCCCAGCACTCCCGCGGTTTGATTCTAGAAACCAATCTCCATTTCAAGATCTCTTCCTCACTGAAGTTTGCGGTGTAGTCTGGAAATTTCGCTATGTCTTCCGTGGGTATACCTTACGTCACCTGTTCACCACTGGTTGGAGTGGATTTGTCCGTGAAAAGAAACTCGTACGCGGTGATAccattgtttttattaaaaactcGGCTGGAAATATCTCTGTAGGAATTCGCAGGAAAATGAATCTTCCTTCCACTGTTAAAATAACGGAAAAGGAAGTTAACGAGGCTGCAGAATTGGCAGAGAAGAACGCAGCTTTTGAGGTTGTGTACTATCCGACGGTAGGTGGTTTTGATTTTGTGGTGGGAGCTAAGATAGTGGAGGATGCAATGAAGGTTAATTGGAGACGTTGGATGAGAGTTACACACATGGTGAAGAATGATGATACAACAAATGGATGTTCCATTTTTCATGGCACAatatctaatctctcaactccCGTAACTCGTCCATGGCGCATGCTTCAG ATTGAATGGGATGAACCTCATGTCTCTGAGAATCTAGAGCAATTATGTCCTTGGCAGGTTGAAGTTATTTCTAACTCACTTACACCAGATATACAGTTTCCCCTAACAAAAAAAGTTAAGAGCTGCTCAAGATTCTGTGTTATCAAGTGA